The following proteins come from a genomic window of Populus alba chromosome 12, ASM523922v2, whole genome shotgun sequence:
- the LOC118044347 gene encoding NAC domain-containing protein 54 isoform X1 has translation MMRAVAIIIMQKVFAKKGGGHRDGKEMAPVGLPPGFRFHPTDEELVNYYLKRKINGQEIDLDIIPEIDLYKCEPWDLAEKSFLPSRDPEWYFFGPRDRKYPNGFRTNRATRAGYWKSTGKDRRVNCQNRAIGMKKTLVYYRGRAPQGIRTDWVMHEYRLDDKECEDTSGIQVVRALCKIVSFLIILTTYKYATFPFLMDSYALCRVFKKNGICSEIEEQGQCTTSLSLTESSPQGVLNEYETMSPDVPVASSSCIEEEDKDDSWMQFITDDPWYCSSNNAMAGGEEISQVTFTD, from the exons atgatgaggGCAGTGGCGATCATAATAATGCAAAAGGTGTTTGCGAAGAAAGGAGGAGGTCATCGGGACGGGAAAGAAATGGCACCGGTCGGATTGCCTCCTGGCTTTCGATTCCATCCGACCGACGAAGAGCTTGTCAATTACTATCTTAAGCGTAAAATTAATGGCCAAGAAATCGATTTAGACATCATCCCTGAGATTGATCTCTACAAATGCGAGCCTTGGGATTTAgcag AGAAATCTTTCTTGCCAAGTAGAGACCCGGAGTGGTATTTCTTCGGGCCCCGGGACAGGAAATATCCCAACGGGTTCAGGACTAACAGAGCAACTAGAGCTGGATACTGGAAGTCCACCGGGAAAGACAGGAGGGTGAACTGCCAGAATAGAGCCATCGGAATGAAGAAGACATTAGTTTACTACCGGGGGCGAGCTCCTCAGGGGATTCGGACCGATTGGGTAATGCATGAGTATCGGCTCGACGACAAGGAGTGTGAAGACACCTCCGGAATCCAGGTAGTTCGTGCATTGTGCAAAATTGTGTCCTTCTTGATCATACTGACGACATACAAATATGCAACATTTCCATTTTTAATG GATTCGTATGCATTGTGTCGAGTGTTCAAGAAAAATGGAATATGTTCTGAGATTGAAGAGCAAGGACAATGCACAACAAGCCTGTCATTAACGGAGAGCTCACCGCAAGGTGTGCTAAACGAGTATGAAACAATGTCACCAGATGTCCCAGTTGCATCATCATCTTGTATTGAAGAGGAAGACAAAGATGATTCATGGATGCAGTTCATCACAGATGACCCATGGTACTGTTCTTCGAACAACGCCATGGCTGGCGGTGAAGAGATTTCTCAGGTGACATTCACTGACTAA
- the LOC118044347 gene encoding NAC domain-containing protein 54 isoform X3 — protein sequence MMRAVAIIIMQKVFAKKGGGHRDGKEMAPVGLPPGFRFHPTDEELVNYYLKRKINGQEIDLDIIPEIDLYKCEPWDLAEKSFLPSRDPEWYFFGPRDRKYPNGFRTNRATRAGYWKSTGKDRRVNCQNRAIGMKKTLVYYRGRAPQGIRTDWVMHEYRLDDKECEDTSGIQDSYALCRVFKKNGICSEIEEQGQCTTSLSLTESSPQGVLNEYETMSPDVPVASSSCIEEEDKDDSWMQFITDDPWYCSSNNAMAGGEEISQVTFTD from the exons atgatgaggGCAGTGGCGATCATAATAATGCAAAAGGTGTTTGCGAAGAAAGGAGGAGGTCATCGGGACGGGAAAGAAATGGCACCGGTCGGATTGCCTCCTGGCTTTCGATTCCATCCGACCGACGAAGAGCTTGTCAATTACTATCTTAAGCGTAAAATTAATGGCCAAGAAATCGATTTAGACATCATCCCTGAGATTGATCTCTACAAATGCGAGCCTTGGGATTTAgcag AGAAATCTTTCTTGCCAAGTAGAGACCCGGAGTGGTATTTCTTCGGGCCCCGGGACAGGAAATATCCCAACGGGTTCAGGACTAACAGAGCAACTAGAGCTGGATACTGGAAGTCCACCGGGAAAGACAGGAGGGTGAACTGCCAGAATAGAGCCATCGGAATGAAGAAGACATTAGTTTACTACCGGGGGCGAGCTCCTCAGGGGATTCGGACCGATTGGGTAATGCATGAGTATCGGCTCGACGACAAGGAGTGTGAAGACACCTCCGGAATCCAG GATTCGTATGCATTGTGTCGAGTGTTCAAGAAAAATGGAATATGTTCTGAGATTGAAGAGCAAGGACAATGCACAACAAGCCTGTCATTAACGGAGAGCTCACCGCAAGGTGTGCTAAACGAGTATGAAACAATGTCACCAGATGTCCCAGTTGCATCATCATCTTGTATTGAAGAGGAAGACAAAGATGATTCATGGATGCAGTTCATCACAGATGACCCATGGTACTGTTCTTCGAACAACGCCATGGCTGGCGGTGAAGAGATTTCTCAGGTGACATTCACTGACTAA
- the LOC118044347 gene encoding NAC domain-containing protein 54 isoform X2 has translation MRAVAIIIMQKVFAKKGGGHRDGKEMAPVGLPPGFRFHPTDEELVNYYLKRKINGQEIDLDIIPEIDLYKCEPWDLAEKSFLPSRDPEWYFFGPRDRKYPNGFRTNRATRAGYWKSTGKDRRVNCQNRAIGMKKTLVYYRGRAPQGIRTDWVMHEYRLDDKECEDTSGIQVDSYALCRVFKKNGICSEIEEQGQCTTSLSLTESSPQGVLNEYETMSPDVPVASSSCIEEEDKDDSWMQFITDDPWYCSSNNAMAGGEEISQVTFTD, from the exons atgaggGCAGTGGCGATCATAATAATGCAAAAGGTGTTTGCGAAGAAAGGAGGAGGTCATCGGGACGGGAAAGAAATGGCACCGGTCGGATTGCCTCCTGGCTTTCGATTCCATCCGACCGACGAAGAGCTTGTCAATTACTATCTTAAGCGTAAAATTAATGGCCAAGAAATCGATTTAGACATCATCCCTGAGATTGATCTCTACAAATGCGAGCCTTGGGATTTAgcag AGAAATCTTTCTTGCCAAGTAGAGACCCGGAGTGGTATTTCTTCGGGCCCCGGGACAGGAAATATCCCAACGGGTTCAGGACTAACAGAGCAACTAGAGCTGGATACTGGAAGTCCACCGGGAAAGACAGGAGGGTGAACTGCCAGAATAGAGCCATCGGAATGAAGAAGACATTAGTTTACTACCGGGGGCGAGCTCCTCAGGGGATTCGGACCGATTGGGTAATGCATGAGTATCGGCTCGACGACAAGGAGTGTGAAGACACCTCCGGAATCCAGGTA GATTCGTATGCATTGTGTCGAGTGTTCAAGAAAAATGGAATATGTTCTGAGATTGAAGAGCAAGGACAATGCACAACAAGCCTGTCATTAACGGAGAGCTCACCGCAAGGTGTGCTAAACGAGTATGAAACAATGTCACCAGATGTCCCAGTTGCATCATCATCTTGTATTGAAGAGGAAGACAAAGATGATTCATGGATGCAGTTCATCACAGATGACCCATGGTACTGTTCTTCGAACAACGCCATGGCTGGCGGTGAAGAGATTTCTCAGGTGACATTCACTGACTAA